The sequence accctaaccctaaccctaaccctaaccctaaccctaaccctaaccctaaccctaaccctaaccctaaccctaaccctaaccctaaccctaaccctaaccctaaccctaaccctaaccctaaccctaaccctaaccctaaccctaaccctaaccctaaccctaaccctaaccctaagcACCGTCTAATTAATATTCGCCCTCACCAGATGGACATTAACTTGATCTACACATAATAGTTTGCATGatgtaagtgactgactgattgattgtgAAAGTGTATGCATATAAAACTGAATATGTATGTAGAAAAGTTTGAAAGGCCATAACTCGGTCATCTTTGATCCGATGACTTGAAACTACGTATCAAACAACTCAGCTCGATGAGCCGAATCAGATGATGTGTAGAAAAGTGGGTGTCGATTGTTGAGGACGTATGGAACCCCCTTGTAACCAAACCTTACCTTTCACCTATATACATTTATACATGTAAAAAGTATTTGTGCTAAGCTGGGTGATTTTTTGTGCATATAGGCaaattagtgtgtgtgtgaagcTGAAAATAGATGATTTTGTGTACATAACCCTATTCTAATTAATGTCCACCACCCTAGGGTTACGTAGCACCGTCTAATTAATATTCGCCCTCACCAGATGGACATTAACTTGATCTACACATAATAGTTTGCATGatgtaagtgactgactgattgattgtgAAAGTGTATGCATATAAAACTGAATATGTATGTAGAAAAGTTTGAAAGGCCATAACTCGGTCATCTTTGATCCGATGACTTGAAACTACGTATCAAACAACTCAGCTCGATGAGCCGAATCAGATGATGTGTAGAAAAGTGGGTGTCGATTGTTGAGGACGTATGGAACCCCCTTGTAACCAAACCTTACCTTTCACCTATATACATTTATACATGTAAAAAGTATTTGTGCTAAGCTGGGTGATTTTTTGTGCATATAGGCaaattagtgtgtgtgtgaagcTGAAAATAGATGATTTTGTGTACATAACCCTATTCTAATTAATGTCCACCACCCTAGGGTTACGTAGCACCGTCTAATTAATATTCGCCCTCACCAGATGGACATTAACTTGATCTACACATAATAGTTTGCATGatgtaagtgactgactgattgattgtgAAAGTGTATGCATATAAAACTGAATATGTATGTAGAAAAGTTTGAAAGGCCATAACTCGGTCATCTTTGATCCGATGACTTGAAACTACGTATCAAACAACTCAGCTCGATGAGCCGAATCAGATGATGTGTAGAAAAGTGGGTGTCGATTGTTGAGGACGTATGGAACCCCCttgtaaaataaaaaaaatagatCATACTGCTTTTGTAATAGTGTATTATACAATTTTTCTTTATGTGTCAGCTACTGTATGAAGTTTTTATGTGACTTAcaaataatgagataacccgcccgcaTCTGTTATTCTATGAGaagctgatgagaaacaagttatctcattgcagTGGCCTTAGGTGTCACTAAAGATTCATTCTTATTTACATgtctatttttttattaaattaAGTATATCATTGACAATTATTATTTGCAAATTAAATTACAACAAAGTATGTGATTGTTTTGTTTATGGTCTGCTAATGCTCTGGGTGATTTCATCACTGCTGTAGTAAGTGGCAGTAAAAGGCCTTGCAGTAAGAAGTACAAAGGGCCTGTTTACAGCAGCTTCTGCTATTTCTTCCAAAACAGTAGTGAACGCTTTCAGTGTAACTCTTTTGTCACCACTTTTCACCATCAGCTGAGCAACCACTTCAGACTCACATTCCTCCATGCATTGTGCTGTGCTACATGATAGCAGCAACTTTTTTCATGTCATCTTCCCAAAAGTTCATTTTGACAACACCACTTTGGTCAGCCACAATGACATTCTGTAGCATTTTACCACTGGATGTACATACAGGCTCATCCACTTGCAGGACTTCGACTTCacagttaattttattgtactcTGGTACATTGTTCAGCTCACTTAGTGGCGTTATTGTAACATCTTTTTTCTCCAGgccaacattaaaagttttatcAGTTTTCTCAACAGTTGTTCCTTTGCCAACTAACACCTATCACAGAACAAGGAGTATTATCTGTAATACATACTAACTCTACATATTTACCTCATAATCATTGCTATAGCGTGCCTTCTTTACTTGGCAGTTAGTCAGCACAACTGCATTCCCCATCTCTTCACTAAGTCTCTTTCTAATGGCTCCATCAAAACCATAAAGCCGCACTCTTCGATTGTCATCCAGTATCTCTCCATGAAAATATGATGCCCCCTTCCCTTTTTCATAGGAGAGATATCTCCCAAAACTCCAGTTATTTGAGCATCTAATGATTCATTCACAATACTGCTCACATCAATTTCTTTCGATGCCATCTCTGTGTCTTGACCAATAAAAATGCACACTACAACAGCTACGCTGCCTTTTATAGTGCAAAACTAGCTATGCTGGAGAGCTGGTGGAATTTCTACACAATCCTATTGTTGTTGACAAGTGTACTACATGAGAAAGTACCACCCATAGCGATAACTGGAACATCCTATtgttaaagtgtgtgtgtatgtgtgtgtgtaaacaaCCCATGACCAGTGGCCAGAAGTGTCAGAAAGTAAAGCCTATCATCCATTTAGAGTACTAAGGTATTGCTCCAACTTCCAATCTTAcaaattgtactgtatgatagtaaatGTAACATCTCCAACTGCATACGTACTATAAAGGGTTGCATTCATACTCTAGCCTATGTTTTCAAACTCCTTTGCCTATGGTAATGGTATGATCATAACTATCACATAATTACAAAGTCTTTAAGTAACACTATTCATTTGCCAGTTTGTTGACACTAATGCCTACTAAGCAATGCCAAAGATCAGAAGTTCTATATAATGCTATATGATAAGTTGTACATACTAGCTATAAAAGTTCTAATGCAAATGACTTCAGGAATTCAAATCCACTTTCCAATTGTACACTGCATATTACTTATTGCTTTAACCACACAATTTAAAGTTCTTTCATGCCAACAACACAAACCATTTACCACAGCACACCATCTGTTAGTGCTTAATAGCTTAGTCAGCATTGATATAGTATAATACTTAACATTGCAGTGCTGGTGTTAATACTTGATGGCATTGTGCTGGTGTAGCATTGTGGTGCTGGTATTAATTCTTAATGGCATTGTGCTGGTGTTGATTCTTGATGGCATTGTGCTGGTGTTAATACTTGATAGCACTGTAGTGCTGGTATAGCATTGTGGTGCTGGTGCTGGTGTTAATACTTGATAACAATGTAGTGCTGGTGTAGCATTGTAATACTGGTGTTAACACTTGATAGCATTGTAGTACTTCATAGCTTAGTTAGCATTAATCCACCTATTGTTTCTTTATGTCTGTAGTATACATTCCCCTATAGCCATGTTTTTTCTGTGTCTTTGTCCCTgtgtgttcaattagagtataaaGCTCACATGTATTGAATAGTAATGCTTGATTCCCTTTCATCTGTGAATTGTAGTTACTATAGAAATgatcctgcacgtagggcaggtaccaatgctagtaagCTATAAGACCGACTtctgcagatccagtcacatataatgtaCCAAAAACAAAAAACTTAATGTgcaaaaaggtaggtttccaGTCACATAGCTATTGAAATTATACGTACTCACCTGATTGGCTACTGCTGACAGGTTGGCCAGTATTGACAGGTCTCACTGCTTCACAAATTCAAacaaataatattttaatgaaacgACGTTGACTTGACTAACCTGGTAGGCCACTGTTGACAGGTTGATCACTGTCGACAGGTTGACCCCTGTTGACAGGTATCACTGCTTCACAAACACAAacaaataatattttaatgaaacgGCATTGACTTGGACTAACTTGATAGACCCCTGTTGACAGGTTGGCTACTTTTGACAGGTCTTACTGCTtcacaaatacaaacaaataatattttaatgaaacgATGTTGACTCGACTAACCTGGTAGACCCCTGTTGACAGGTTGACCACTGTTGACAGGTCTCACTACTtcacaaatacaaacaaataatattttaatgtaACGACGTTGACTTGACTAACCTGGTAGGCCACTGTTGACAGGTTGACTACTGTTGGCAGGTCTCACTGCTtcacaaatacaaacaaataatattttaatgaaaccaCGTTGACTTGACTAACCTGGTAGGCCACTGTTGACAGGTTGACCCCTGTTGACAGGTTGACCCCTGTTGACAGGTTGACCACTGTTGACAGGTTGATTACTGTTGACAGGTCTCACTGCTtcacaaatacaaacaaataatattttaatgaaatgaCGTTGACTTGACTAACCTGGTAGGCCACTGTTGACAGGTTGACCACTGTTGACAGGTCTCACAACTATACATACGTATACATGTAATTTATGTTTGCTAGCATTCACATcctgcacgcatgcacgcacactaCTGTAATTGTCTCAAATAGTGGCACAGACATTCATTTCTTACAAGTTACAGGTATGTCCACCCATACCAGTGGTCTGGGTGAAAACATTATAGCAAAGATAAAAAGATGCAAGCAACAGTTTCTCTTCTACCAGACGAGACCAGGTGTTTAATTGAAACTGGCCACTATGTGAGGTTACGTATATATAATACCTCTTAATCTTAGACGATGTCTGTTGTTCAATATTTGGACTAAAGTGTCCTTGCCATATCTGGTTGGAGTCAACAGTTCAACTCCAGGTGGCAATCCCTCCATTATCAGGTCACCATATTCTTCTACCCTCTAATAGGGAAACTTGATTGTTGGCTTGTTAACAAAAGTTCCTAAAACACTTAACTACATGAATAATCCAAATATTATACTGTAGACAAtcatatgcatgtatgcagtGGATAGGTAGTTGAATTATTAAATATGTTCTCATAGAGTGATACGTAGTTACACCTAATTCTAAGTAAAACGATATCTGCACACATGATACGTAATCTCGTACTGTAGAGATGATTGAACAACTCCTGGACCTCCTCCCTCAAAATCTCCTTCTTGCTTTTAGCATAATTTAATTGTGGGGCTGTAAAACAGCACATGTAAATATATTCCATATACATACAGAAATGCGTACTAGAATTAGCAGCAATATAGCCTACAAATGAAAACGGGATGTGAGAATCCGATTCCAACAGAAACCTTCGGCCAGTTGCAGACCCACCAATTATATGTGTCCCACCACATACAGCAATGTACATCAGCTCAAAGCCAGGTAGTCTGTCAGCATTACCATTCTGGAACACAAGTAATGCAACAACATGAACTCCATTAATAGACTGTCCACAATACATATTTACAAAGAATTATCTTAtctagtagcagtagcagttcaTGGCAGCCGTTAAGGAACATCAATTACGTATATAAATGCACATGTTAAATATCCATACAAATTGTAGTagataaataaaattaaaagtTTATACAATGTAGTTTAGACCATTAGCTTGTTGCATCATTAATATTTCTGTGTACATGGTACATAATATTTTAAAGACATCATATACCCAGATGATGGTTAACATGTTAAGAAAACAAGACAAGAAGATTTCAAAGTATCAAATTGCTTTGGCGAAAAGGTTTCATCCTGTCATAATCAGACAATTGTTTTTGgtcatattggtgttatttttttgtCGTCAGCAAACCTAGATATTACATGTACCTCACTACAGCAATGGGCTGCTTCATCAGCTACATATCTCTCCTTGGAACATCTATTTTTTTTTCTGGACTGATTCCAACATCTCAGACGTATTGCAGTACAAGTAATAATAACCAGTAATCCTAAATCActaaactatagtatgtacgcgttgagctggatcctcaaaaacatttaataactcaggGATAGAATTACATAAGCACTTGAAATTGGACTCATTTGCAGTACTTGACCCcctaaaaatatttttaaatcatTTCATTTGAAATTTTGGTAACAGAATTATAACCAATCAAAGTTTCccccatacatttcctatggggaagacATAAAAGTGTACAGTCTGTTACGGGCCTTTCCAGATCTTGTAATTGTGCCAAACTGCACATGTCTGTTCTTTTCCACATTGCTGCCATCACTAATCACTTGGTTAgatgaattattattatttctctTCAGAAAAATCCATAATtcaattttagctgttttctcaggatccagctcaacttgtacatactac comes from Dysidea avara chromosome 4, odDysAvar1.4, whole genome shotgun sequence and encodes:
- the LOC136254047 gene encoding zinc finger protein 512B-like; translation: MEGLPPGVELLTPTRYGKDTLVQILNNRHRLRLRVVRPVNSGQPVNSGLPAVRPVNSNQPVNSGQPVNRGQPVNRGQPVNSGLPAVRPANSSQPVNSGLPVVRPVNSGQPVNRGLPAVRPVKSSQPVNRGLSTVIPVNRGQPVDSDQPVNSGLPAVRPVNTGQPVSSSQSGTKTQKKHGYRGMYTTDIKKQ